A region of Rhodamnia argentea isolate NSW1041297 chromosome 9, ASM2092103v1, whole genome shotgun sequence DNA encodes the following proteins:
- the LOC115739776 gene encoding uncharacterized protein LOC115739776, protein MPAVWFAVKRSMGCKSNHRSDVHEPKSRGLNSIVTRRLSCGCSKSMSNLRDVVHGSRRHARMAGSPRSIASSDFINPITHEVVFNNSKCEIKIMGVGGRVDGNHSRNDWNSSTFVGTLRPGTPGPRGQCTVPSSYSSQRSVSTPPRKIGSSSAMSIGGRSGRFPKSRSILGPDAHLGSSVLMCQKCGEKFKKLDAVEAHHLSRHAVTELSDGDSSKRIVEKICQTSWLKSEYSSCVHIERVLKVHNMQNTLARFEEYRETVKIRASKLSKKHPRCLADGNELLRFYGTTVACSLGLGSSGLCNLNSCGVCRVLRHGFPSKKELAGGVGIFTSSTSERAFGSIILGEGGERLRKVLVVCRVIAGRVHRPLEDIHEMASQSGFDSLAGKLGPYSSIEELYLWNPKALLPCFVVICKH, encoded by the exons ATGCCTGCAGTTTGGTTTGCCGTCAAGAGATCAATGGGCTGCAAGTCAAATCATCGGTCAGATGTTCATGAACCGAAGTCGAGAGGCCTCAACAGCATCGTCACGAGAAGGCTAAGTTGTGGTTGCTCGAAGTCCATGTCGAATCTCAGGGATGTTGTTCATGGAAGCAGGCGGCACGCTCGGATGGCGGGTAGCCCGAGATCCATTGCCAGCAGCGACTTCATCAACCCCATAACCCATGAAGTGGTCTTCAATAACTCGAAATGCGAAATCAAGATCATGGGTGTCGGAGGCAGAGTCGACGGGAATCACAGCAGGAACGACTGGAATTCATCGACTTTCGTCGGGACTCTTCGGCCTGGAACACCAGGTCCTAGGGGCCAGTGCACGGTTCCGAGCAGTTACAGTTCCCAGCGGTCGGTGAGTACTCCGCCGAGGAAGATTGGCAGCAGTTCGGCCATGTCCATCGGCGGCAGAAGCGGCCGTTTCCCAAAGTCCAGGAGTATCTTAGGCCCTGATGCTCATCTGGGATCTTCGGTTCTCATGTGCCAAAAGTGcggggagaaatttaagaagttGGATGCTGTTGAAGCTCATCATCTGTCCAGACATGCTG TAACTGAACTCAGTGATGGAGATTCATCCAAAAGGATAGTGgaaaaaatttgccaaacaaGCTGGTTGAAGTCTGAGTACAGCAGTTGTGTACATATTGAGAGGGTCCTGAAAGTCCACAACATGCAAAACACCCTCGCCCGGTTCGAAGAATATCGAGAGACGGTCAAGATCAGAGCCAGCAAGTTATCCAAGAAGCACCCCCGTTGTTTGGCCGATGGGAACGAGCTCCTAAGATTCTATGGCACGACTGTGGCTTGCTCGCTCGGCCTCGGATCTTCCGGCCTATGTAATCTCAACAGTTGCGGCGTTTGTCGGGTTTTGAGACACGGCTTTCCTTCAAAGAAGGAATTGGCTGGTGGTGTAGGGATATTCACTTCATCCACAAGCGAAAGAGCCTTTGGATCAATTATATTAGGCGAAGGAGGTGAGCGCCTCAGGAAGGTTTTGGTGGTTTGCAGAGTGATTGCTGGGAGAGTCCACAGGCCTCTCGAAGATATTCATGAGATGGCGAGCCAATCCGGGTTCGACTCATTGGCCGGGAAACTGGGTCCGTATTCGAGCAtcgaagaactttatttatggAATCCGAAAGCTCTCTTGCCTTGCTTTGTTGTAATTTGCAAACACTGA
- the LOC115739778 gene encoding protein HEAT-STRESS-ASSOCIATED 32 encodes MSACRWKSFEEDEDRPEKPRRYGVTEIRGPHYSLFNQNLLQDLFESMGPFVDGLKFSGGSHSLMPKSFIKEIADIAHEHNVYVSTGDWAEHLLRRGPSAFKEYVQECKQLGFDTVELNVGTLEIPEDTLLRLVRTVKSGGLRAKPQFAVKFNKSDIPRAGDRAFGAYVVPEPRSSEFIEDVDLLIRRAERCLEAGADMIMIDPDDVCNADAVRADIIAKIVGRLGLEKTMFEASNARTSEWFIQRYGPRVNLFVDHSQVMDLECLRGRKLGKNHSSVLGSSYFLS; translated from the exons ATGTCGGCTTGCCGATGGAAGAGCTTTGAGGAGGACGAGGATCGCCCCGAGAAGCCGCGGCGGTACGGCGTGACGGAGATCAGGGGCCCGCACTACTCCTTATTCAACCAGAACCTCCTCCAG GATCTTTTCGAGTCGATGGGGCCATTTGTCGATGGGTTGAAGTTCTCTGGGGGTTCGCACAGTCTAATGCCCAAGTCTTTCATCAAAGAGATTGCTGATATAGCTCATGAGCATAATGTGTACGTGAGCACTGGGGATTGGGCTGAGCACTTGCTGCGCCGGGGTCCATCCGCTTTCAAAGAATATGTTCAG GAGTGTAAGCAGCTGGGATTCGACACAGTTGAGCTGAATGTTGGGACTCTGGAAATTCCAGAAGACACTCTTCTGAGATTGGTGCGCACTGTTAAGAGCGGCGGTCTTAGAGCCAAGCCACAGTTTGCTGTGAAGTTTAACAAGTCTGACATCCCTAGAGCTGGTGATAGAGCTTTTGGGGCATATGTAGTTCCAGAGCCTCGAAGTTCTG AATTCATCGAGGATGTTGATCTCTTGATCAGAAGGGCAGAGAGATGCTTGGAAGCTGGGGCGGACATGATAATGATAGATCCTGATGATGTCTGCAATGCTGATGCTGTCCGAGCAGACATTATCGCGAAGATTGTAGGACGTCTAGGTCTCGAGAAAACCATGTTTGAAGCATCGAATGCTAGAACCTCGGAGTGGTTCATCCAACGCTATGGTCCCAGG GTTAATCTTTTTGTTGATCACTCTCAAGTCATGGATTTGGAGTGTCTCAGAGGGCGCAAGCTAGGTAAAAACCATTCATCGGTTCTTGGATCCTCCTACTTTCTGTCCTGA
- the LOC115739774 gene encoding probable transcription factor At1g11510 gives MAPKRPLPSEDPPPASSDEESSSSTEDEEEEEKQESGESEAGSGSDTDDEDDKEEQKRPSQPKLSSPPPPPPQQQKSQGRSGSKTESESESETESESESGTRQYTVKPIASKPMEEIETPPAKKQRPEPPSSSKQPSAKRKIQVEEEQSPAKRKVEVEDSKESKDSKKGKKKDVAENGSLQKPGEESKKPMFHRIWGDDDEVALLQGMIDFREKKGVDPTANTNAFHHYVKKSLGQEFTASQLANKIRVLKKKYSNNEGKGKDGGDRAFSKPHEEKVFQLSKKIWGFNKSNDAGGRGEQTPMPKANGTAKKSKTAGTSSKSKLEASKLEAWQERPKENGGLISFENSDTIGMLSCDKMLQLSGIGLDGDFLSKGWEMVDELKKEEFKEKRRKLQLAEMRVLAERAELIQCQTNLILEAHHQATGK, from the coding sequence ATGGCGCCGAAACGACCTCTCCCGTCGGAGGATCCGCCGCCCGCTTCCTCCGACGAGGAGTCTTCCTCGTCCACTgaagacgaagaggaagaagagaagcaagAATCTGGAGAGTCGGAGGCCGGGTCTGGGTCTGACACCGACGACGAGGACGACAAGGAGGAGCAGAAAAGACCGTCACAGCCCAAGCTgtcgtctcctcctcctcctcctccgcagcAGCAAAAATCTCAGGGACGGTCCGGGTCCAAGACGGAATCCGAGTCGGAGTCGGAAACCGAATCGGAGTCGGAGTCCGGGACGCGGCAATACACCGTCAAGCCCATAGCTTCGAAGCCCATGGAGGAAATCGAGACTCCGCCTGCGAAGAAGCAGAGGCCGGAGCCGCCCTCCTCCTCGAAGCAGCCCTCGGCTAAGCGTAAGATCCAAGTGGAGGAGGAGCAGTCACCGGCTAAGCGTAAGGTCGAAGTGGAGGACTCGAAGGAATCTAAGGACtcgaagaaggggaagaagaaggacGTTGCCGAGAATGGGTCCCTGCAGAAACCTGGGGAGGAGTCGAAGAAGCCGATGTTCCACAGGATATGGGGCGACGATGACGAGGTAGCGCTGTTGCAGGGCATGATTGATTTTCGCGAGAAGAAAGGTGTGGACCCTACTGCGAACACTAACGCCTTTCATCATTACGTCAAGAAATCGCTCGGACAAGAGTTTACTGCTAGTCAATTGGCGAACAAGATTcgagttttgaagaaaaagtacAGTAATAATGAAGGAAAGGGGAAGGATGGTGGGGATAGGGCATTCTCGAAGCCCCATGAAGAGAAGGTTTTCCAATTGTCcaagaaaatttggggttttaatAAGAGCAACGATGCCGGCGGAAGGGGCGAACAGACGCCTATGCCCAAGGCCAATGGTACCGCTAAGAAGAGTAAGACTGCTGGTACTTCGTCCAAGTCGAAGTTGGAAGCCTCAAAGTTGGAGGCATGGCAGGAGAGGCCCAAGGAGAATGGTGGACTAATATCATTTGAGAACAGTGATACAATAGGCATGTTGTCCTGTGATAAGATGTTGCAACTATCTGGGATCGGCTTGGATGGGGACTTCTTGAGTAAAGGGTGGGAGATGGTGGACGAGTTGAAAAAGGAGGAGTTTaaggaaaaaaggaggaaaCTGCAATTGGCTGAGATGCGAGTATTGGCGGAGAGAGCCGAATTGATTCAATGTCAGACTAATCTAATTTTAGAGGCTCACCATCAGGCTACTGGGAAGTAG